A genomic stretch from Nitrospirota bacterium includes:
- a CDS encoding GNAT family N-acetyltransferase: MMAGNNIERRHASMRAMRALYPEKFPVEERIFRTIHPGNRIFIGTGCGEPQYLVQSLINYVQSHPKALFDAELFQVWTLGVAPYGDAKFKDIFRYNSFFIGNNTRKAVNQGLADYTPVFLSQVPALFQKKLVLVDVALIQTSLPDDHGFMSLGISVDIVKAATENASLVIAQVNSRMPRVLGETFINIKDVDFIIPHDEPLLEFRDTISDEIAQKIGTHVARIVQDGDTIQVGYGSIPNAILAHLGNKEHLGVHTELLTDGIVDLMQRRVVDNSLKELNRGKTVAAFCMGTRETYEYLHDNPAIEFRPVNYTNNPTVLARQKNMTAINSALEIDLSGQATAESIGRTFYSGIGGQADFMRGAILSPGGKTILAMQATAEEGRVSRIVPFLREGAGVTLSRGDIHYVVTEYGIAYLHGKNIRERAMELIAIADPRFRQGLIDEAKERRLIYSDQAFIPGSKGVYPSELESYRTTKTGLRLLLRPVKMSDEHLLKDFFYSLSNDSMYRRFISSRTDMHHERLQPFVVIDYTKEMVILAVLQEQEKEVIVGMAQYLIDETSHTAEVAFVVRDDHQGKGIGAELLTYVTYLARKSGLLGFAASVLIDNRQMIQLFEKMGFIIEKRAEEGIYELKMSFRD, from the coding sequence ATGATGGCCGGGAATAATATAGAGAGGCGACATGCGTCGATGCGCGCGATGCGTGCCTTGTATCCTGAGAAATTTCCGGTGGAGGAGCGGATCTTCAGGACCATTCATCCCGGGAACAGGATCTTCATCGGGACGGGATGCGGCGAGCCCCAGTACCTGGTCCAATCGCTTATCAATTATGTTCAGTCCCACCCGAAGGCGTTATTCGACGCCGAGCTGTTCCAGGTATGGACCCTGGGCGTGGCTCCCTATGGCGATGCAAAATTCAAGGATATCTTCAGGTACAACTCCTTTTTTATCGGCAACAACACCCGGAAGGCCGTCAACCAGGGTCTTGCGGATTATACGCCCGTCTTTCTCTCCCAGGTGCCGGCGCTGTTCCAGAAAAAGCTCGTGCTCGTGGACGTCGCCCTGATCCAGACCTCGCTGCCCGACGACCATGGATTCATGAGCCTCGGCATCAGCGTCGACATCGTGAAGGCCGCGACGGAGAACGCCTCCCTCGTGATCGCCCAGGTGAACTCCCGTATGCCGCGCGTCCTGGGCGAAACGTTCATCAATATCAAGGATGTGGATTTCATCATTCCCCACGACGAGCCGCTGCTCGAATTCCGCGACACGATCTCCGACGAGATCGCCCAGAAGATCGGCACCCATGTCGCCCGCATCGTGCAGGACGGCGACACGATACAGGTCGGGTACGGCAGCATCCCGAACGCGATCCTGGCCCACCTGGGGAACAAGGAGCATCTCGGCGTGCATACCGAGCTCTTGACCGATGGCATTGTGGATCTCATGCAGCGACGCGTGGTCGACAATTCCCTGAAGGAACTGAACCGGGGCAAGACCGTCGCGGCCTTCTGCATGGGGACCAGGGAAACGTATGAGTATCTCCATGACAATCCGGCCATCGAGTTCCGGCCCGTGAATTACACCAACAACCCCACGGTTCTTGCGCGCCAGAAGAACATGACCGCGATCAACAGCGCGCTGGAAATCGACCTGTCGGGCCAGGCCACGGCCGAGTCCATCGGCAGGACCTTCTACAGCGGCATAGGCGGCCAGGCGGACTTCATGCGAGGCGCCATCCTCTCCCCGGGCGGCAAGACGATCCTGGCCATGCAGGCGACCGCCGAGGAGGGAAGAGTGTCGCGGATCGTGCCGTTCCTGCGGGAAGGCGCCGGCGTAACCCTCTCCCGGGGGGATATCCATTACGTCGTGACCGAGTACGGCATCGCCTACCTCCATGGCAAGAACATCCGGGAGCGGGCCATGGAGCTCATCGCGATCGCCGACCCGCGCTTCCGCCAGGGGCTCATCGACGAGGCCAAGGAGCGGAGGCTCATCTACAGTGACCAGGCGTTCATCCCGGGTTCGAAAGGAGTCTACCCTTCCGAGCTCGAGTCGTACCGCACGACGAAGACCGGGCTGCGCCTGCTCCTGCGGCCCGTGAAAATGTCCGACGAGCATCTGCTGAAGGATTTCTTCTATTCCCTGTCGAATGATTCCATGTACCGGCGCTTCATCTCGAGCAGGACCGACATGCACCACGAACGCCTGCAGCCCTTTGTCGTGATCGACTATACGAAGGAAATGGTCATCCTGGCGGTGCTGCAGGAGCAGGAGAAGGAAGTGATCGTCGGCATGGCCCAGTACCTGATAGACGAGACGTCGCACACCGCCGAAGTCGCATTTGTCGTGCGGGACGACCATCAGGGCAAGGGCATCGGCGCCGAGTTGCTGACCTATGTGACCTACCTCGCCCGGAAGAGCGGCCTCCTCGGGTTCGCTGCGTCCGTCCTGATCGACAACCGGCAGATGATCCAGCTCTTCGAGAAGATGGGGTTCATCATCGAGAAACGGGCCGAGGAGGGCATCTACGAACTGAAGATGTCATTCCGGGACTGA
- a CDS encoding ABC transporter permease, with amino-acid sequence MYILKRLLLFIPTLLGITVITFLLMRSMPGDPVTIMAGERATPETIARIRAVLGQDRPVALQYFNYLKDIATGELGRSIYTNRKVADDLLQKFPNTVKLAFAAMLFASVFGVSMGVFSAVRQGTWWDRAMTLLSVGGISIPVFWLGLALMLLFAFKLRWLPPSGMGNGDPVYLILPAVTLGTFSLSYIARITRSSMLESLAQPYIAAARAKGLTETRVVLKHGLKNSLIPIVTLIGLDLGSYLNGAVLTETIFGWDGLGRYALDGILKRDYPVIMGVVLFGAVVFVSMNLLVDISYRLLDPRIRIKEAG; translated from the coding sequence ATGTATATTCTCAAACGGCTGCTCCTCTTCATTCCCACGCTCCTCGGCATCACCGTCATCACGTTCCTGTTGATGCGTTCAATGCCCGGCGACCCCGTAACAATTATGGCTGGCGAACGAGCAACGCCTGAGACCATTGCGCGCATCCGCGCCGTGCTCGGCCAGGACCGGCCGGTTGCCCTTCAATATTTCAATTACCTCAAAGACATCGCGACCGGGGAACTAGGAAGGTCGATCTACACGAACCGTAAAGTCGCTGATGATCTGCTCCAAAAATTCCCGAACACGGTGAAACTCGCGTTCGCCGCCATGCTCTTCGCATCGGTCTTCGGAGTCAGCATGGGGGTCTTCTCGGCGGTCAGACAGGGCACCTGGTGGGACCGCGCAATGACCCTCCTGTCCGTCGGGGGCATCTCCATCCCGGTCTTCTGGCTGGGCCTGGCTCTCATGCTGCTTTTCGCCTTCAAGCTCAGATGGCTGCCCCCGTCCGGCATGGGGAACGGAGACCCGGTTTATCTCATTCTTCCGGCAGTAACGCTCGGGACCTTTTCATTATCGTACATCGCCCGGATAACGCGGTCGTCCATGCTCGAGTCGCTCGCGCAGCCTTACATAGCTGCGGCGCGGGCCAAGGGGTTGACCGAGACCAGGGTCGTCCTGAAGCACGGGCTTAAGAATTCCCTGATCCCCATCGTGACGCTCATCGGCCTTGACCTGGGCTCTTACCTGAACGGCGCTGTGCTGACGGAAACCATTTTTGGGTGGGACGGACTGGGCCGGTACGCCCTGGACGGCATTCTGAAGCGCGACTATCCGGTTATCATGGGCGTCGTACTGTTCGGGGCCGTCGTGTTCGTGAGCATGAATCTTCTGGTCGACATCTCCTACCGCCTGCTGGATCCGCGGATACGTATCAAGGAGGCGGGCTGA
- a CDS encoding ABC transporter permease, producing MLKELHWKDVTKNIPALVALCMIAMLVLIAAIGPLLVPYDPLSMDLDSLKQPPSRAHLLGTDGKGRDILSRIAAGSRISLAIGIIASVSSLAIGIVFGLISGYFSGKIDAVLSQVFDVFLAFPSLLLAIGISAVIPPGLFSAMLAITLVGWAGFARLVRGITLSLKEQTYVEASRALGAGPARILSRHILPNALPLLLVAGSLRIGGFILLEASLSFLGLGVQPPTPTWGSMISLNRAYINSAPWMVLFPGLAISVTVISFNILGDFLRDKLDPRLQV from the coding sequence GTGCTGAAGGAACTCCACTGGAAGGACGTGACCAAGAACATTCCGGCGCTCGTAGCCCTTTGCATGATCGCAATGCTGGTGCTGATTGCCGCGATCGGCCCCCTGCTGGTCCCTTATGACCCGCTGTCCATGGACCTGGACAGCCTGAAACAGCCGCCCAGCCGTGCCCATCTGCTCGGGACCGACGGCAAGGGCCGGGACATCCTCTCCCGGATTGCCGCGGGATCCCGAATCTCCCTCGCCATCGGCATCATTGCCTCGGTGTCGTCCCTGGCCATCGGCATCGTTTTCGGATTGATCTCCGGCTATTTCAGCGGAAAGATCGATGCGGTCCTGTCGCAGGTGTTCGATGTCTTTCTCGCATTTCCAAGCCTCCTCCTCGCGATCGGCATCAGTGCCGTCATCCCCCCCGGCCTCTTTTCCGCGATGCTCGCGATCACCCTCGTCGGCTGGGCGGGCTTTGCACGCCTGGTCCGCGGCATCACACTGTCCTTGAAAGAGCAGACGTATGTGGAAGCATCGAGGGCCCTCGGTGCGGGTCCGGCCCGGATCCTTTCCCGGCACATCCTGCCGAACGCCCTTCCCCTGCTGCTGGTGGCAGGCAGCCTTCGCATAGGCGGATTCATCCTGCTTGAAGCGTCGCTTTCGTTCCTGGGTCTTGGCGTGCAACCGCCGACCCCCACGTGGGGATCCATGATCAGCCTCAACCGGGCCTACATCAATTCGGCCCCCTGGATGGTCCTCTTTCCCGGTCTTGCCATCAGCGTCACGGTCATCAGCTTCAACATACTGGGAGACTTCCTGCGCGACAAGCTCGATCCAAGGCTACAGGTGTAA
- the rsmA gene encoding 16S rRNA (adenine(1518)-N(6)/adenine(1519)-N(6))-dimethyltransferase RsmA yields MTTHIRAKKSLGQNFLRDPHYLGKIVSAAHVGPEDGIIEIGPGLGHLTRELAAIARKVVALELDERLVPGLRQEFRDAPHVEIVQADALEFGYESLPGRWKVVANLPYYISTALIQQMLANRMKFTSLTLMLQKEVAERIAAPPGGKEYGFLSVLVQLYAEPRIEFLVPPGAFTPKPDVDSAVITLAVRDRPAAAVRDEAFLVRVIKAAFSQRRKTLRNALKPLGIPVEKMDRVIEKTGIDLGRRAETLTVVEFGRLADFLLP; encoded by the coding sequence ATGACCACTCACATCCGCGCAAAAAAGTCACTTGGCCAGAACTTCCTGCGTGATCCCCACTATCTCGGAAAGATCGTCAGTGCCGCGCATGTCGGGCCGGAGGACGGGATCATCGAAATAGGCCCGGGTCTTGGCCATCTGACCAGAGAGCTGGCCGCGATCGCCCGGAAGGTCGTCGCCCTCGAGCTCGATGAACGGCTGGTTCCCGGTCTGCGACAGGAGTTCAGGGACGCCCCTCATGTCGAGATCGTCCAGGCCGACGCGCTCGAGTTTGGTTATGAATCGCTTCCCGGCAGATGGAAGGTCGTTGCCAACCTTCCTTATTATATTTCCACGGCCCTCATCCAGCAAATGCTTGCGAATCGCATGAAGTTCACGAGCCTCACCCTGATGCTGCAAAAGGAGGTTGCCGAGCGGATTGCGGCTCCTCCGGGAGGCAAGGAGTACGGGTTCCTTTCCGTGCTGGTTCAGCTCTATGCCGAACCCCGGATCGAATTTCTGGTGCCGCCGGGCGCTTTCACGCCGAAGCCGGACGTCGATTCTGCCGTCATTACCCTTGCCGTGCGAGACCGTCCTGCTGCAGCCGTGCGGGACGAGGCTTTTCTGGTCCGCGTGATCAAAGCAGCATTTTCCCAGCGGCGCAAGACGCTGCGGAACGCGCTCAAACCCCTCGGGATTCCCGTTGAAAAGATGGACCGCGTGATTGAAAAAACAGGGATAGACCTCGGACGGCGCGCGGAGACCCTGACGGTAGTGGAATTCGGGCGGCTTGCCGATTTTCTCCTCCCCTGA
- a CDS encoding D-sedoheptulose 7-phosphate isomerase, producing MKETIVRIFEESAEVKVRFARENADKIVEVVQLIAQAFREGRKVLIFGNGGSATDASHIAAEFVNRFLMERPPLPAIALNTDVAILTSISNDYDFTQVFSKQLAALGHEGDVVIGISTSGNSANVMKAVEVAKKNRMKTVILTGGSGGKLAGMADYTFTVPTKHTPRIQETHITLGHTICQMVDEELFGNSH from the coding sequence ATGAAGGAAACCATCGTCAGAATTTTCGAAGAGAGCGCAGAGGTCAAGGTCAGGTTCGCCAGGGAGAACGCCGACAAGATCGTCGAAGTCGTCCAGCTCATCGCGCAGGCATTCCGGGAAGGCAGAAAAGTGCTCATCTTCGGCAACGGCGGAAGCGCCACGGACGCCTCGCATATCGCTGCCGAGTTCGTGAATCGCTTTCTGATGGAGCGCCCCCCCCTGCCGGCGATCGCGCTCAATACCGATGTCGCGATCCTCACCAGCATCAGCAACGACTATGATTTCACGCAGGTCTTCTCGAAGCAGCTGGCGGCGCTCGGCCATGAGGGAGATGTCGTGATCGGCATCAGCACGAGCGGCAATTCGGCGAATGTCATGAAGGCTGTCGAGGTCGCAAAGAAGAACAGGATGAAGACCGTCATTCTGACCGGGGGCTCGGGAGGCAAGCTTGCCGGCATGGCGGACTACACCTTCACGGTGCCCACCAAGCACACGCCGCGGATCCAGGAAACGCACATCACCCTCGGCCACACCATCTGCCAGATGGTGGATGAGGAGCTCTTCGGCAATTCCCATTGA
- a CDS encoding HDOD domain-containing protein produces MGDKQVDFSQIIRDTRSLPALPGIIAKLGSLAENNKTSVHEMARVVSSDQVLSAKVLRLVNSAFYGFSGRISTVSNALILLGVNVVKSLAISSSIFEIMEKNVVGLWEHSMGVAVAANSITKRLKLPEPEETSTAALLHDIGKVIIKIKLENEYTALTSLIDRKGISMQAAEQEMLNTDHARIGEWLARTWLLPEKLIEPIAFHHDVAKSTTQQTKTAVVHVADVLIKASGFGFSGDALVPRIQPAAWDRLGMSEQVLESLVEEIEDKLVEVKNFSLEIQTADEPKA; encoded by the coding sequence ATGGGCGATAAGCAGGTCGATTTCAGCCAGATCATCAGGGATACACGCTCCCTGCCCGCGCTGCCGGGGATCATTGCCAAGCTTGGCTCCCTGGCCGAGAACAACAAGACGTCGGTCCACGAGATGGCCCGGGTAGTCTCTTCTGACCAGGTCCTGTCCGCCAAGGTTCTGCGCCTGGTCAACTCCGCCTTCTACGGCTTTTCCGGCCGCATCTCGACCGTCTCGAACGCCCTGATCCTGCTCGGCGTAAACGTGGTCAAGAGCCTTGCCATCAGCAGCTCGATCTTCGAGATCATGGAAAAGAATGTCGTCGGCCTGTGGGAGCATTCCATGGGCGTCGCGGTGGCTGCAAACTCGATCACGAAGCGGCTGAAGCTGCCCGAACCCGAAGAAACGTCAACGGCCGCCCTCCTGCACGACATCGGCAAGGTGATCATCAAGATCAAGCTCGAGAACGAGTATACTGCCCTCACCTCTCTGATCGACCGGAAGGGCATCTCGATGCAGGCTGCGGAGCAGGAGATGCTCAATACCGACCACGCCAGGATCGGGGAATGGCTCGCCAGGACATGGCTCCTCCCGGAGAAGTTGATCGAACCCATCGCCTTTCACCATGACGTGGCAAAGTCAACGACCCAGCAGACAAAAACGGCGGTCGTCCACGTCGCCGATGTCCTGATCAAGGCGTCCGGCTTCGGGTTCAGTGGAGACGCACTCGTGCCCCGTATCCAGCCGGCCGCTTGGGACCGGCTCGGGATGAGCGAACAGGTGCTGGAATCCCTCGTGGAAGAGATCGAGGACAAGCTCGTCGAAGTTAAAAATTTCAGCCTCGAGATACAGACCGCCGATGAGCCAAAAGCGTAG
- a CDS encoding diguanylate cyclase translates to MSQKRRIALLSRDPAVQDRLRLRLQSRGYQVVVLPEPAQVLGFIYSDPPDIMLADLSTPDPAFQQILLQLKRDSYFSLIPVIGLINESAVERMDWEQYPLDDFLTLPVNYPELFSRILLSFQRLQRVLDNNPLTKLPGNTSIHQAIERALGSSQAVCYVDINNFKPYNDTYGFSRGDEVIRMVARVMSNTVKESMDNGFVGHIGGDDFVFIVPLENAEPVCKTIIANFNVILSDLFGEEEKSRGYYLAKDRKGEVQKIPLIGISIAVVPTNNSAIQHAGKIAEVAAELKKLAKKSQESCYVIDRRKT, encoded by the coding sequence ATGAGCCAAAAGCGTAGGATAGCGCTTCTTTCCCGCGATCCCGCGGTGCAGGACCGGTTGCGGCTGCGGCTCCAGAGCAGGGGGTACCAGGTCGTCGTTCTGCCGGAGCCGGCCCAGGTGCTGGGGTTCATCTATTCCGATCCTCCCGATATCATGCTCGCCGACCTCTCGACGCCCGACCCGGCCTTTCAACAGATACTGCTGCAACTAAAGCGGGACAGCTACTTCAGTCTGATCCCGGTCATCGGCCTGATCAATGAGTCTGCAGTTGAGCGGATGGACTGGGAGCAGTATCCACTGGACGACTTTCTGACCCTTCCCGTCAACTATCCGGAGCTGTTCAGCCGGATCCTGCTCTCGTTCCAGCGGCTTCAACGCGTTCTTGACAACAACCCGCTCACCAAACTGCCGGGCAACACGTCGATCCACCAGGCGATCGAGCGAGCGCTCGGGTCTTCCCAGGCCGTCTGCTACGTCGACATCAACAATTTCAAGCCCTACAACGATACCTACGGCTTTTCCCGCGGCGATGAGGTGATCCGGATGGTTGCCCGGGTCATGTCGAACACCGTAAAGGAATCCATGGACAACGGATTCGTGGGTCATATCGGCGGCGACGATTTCGTTTTTATCGTGCCGCTGGAGAATGCCGAGCCGGTCTGCAAGACGATAATAGCCAACTTCAATGTCATCCTGTCCGACCTGTTCGGCGAGGAGGAAAAGTCCCGGGGATACTACCTTGCGAAGGATCGAAAGGGAGAGGTACAGAAGATCCCGCTCATCGGCATATCGATAGCGGTCGTGCCGACCAATAACTCCGCCATTCAGCATGCCGGCAAGATCGCCGAAGTCGCCGCCGAGCTCAAGAAGCTTGCGAAAAAATCTCAGGAAAGCTGCTATGTGATCGATCGCCGGAAGACATAA
- a CDS encoding class I SAM-dependent methyltransferase yields the protein MEHAGTYRGEEVRSGSAFVEERAKRYAELLGAKTVQYVDQLRDFEVKCSRPGADEEILFEELSTLNDSMLQACAQFEQDVDDTFAIRSAQVDFREKTNPILSQSYGINRARIWPQGHQGDYNILEMAYKNSPMSDGMGYYLDKYMMSTEITVGVRERIVKLRELLRKELINRRETKVLDVACGSCREVFELAPEIKASGAKFTCVDLDADALNFALDRFEHAGLSEDHVELRKYNALRIFDYETAVTEFGMQDIIYSVGYFDYLPDDFLVKLLRSLYKMLTPGGKLIAAFKEVNRYRPQFFHWMVNWDGFLQRTEDDFERLLRLANIPESAISISRVASGVIIFYTVTKE from the coding sequence ATGGAGCACGCGGGAACGTACCGGGGGGAAGAAGTCAGAAGTGGCAGCGCGTTTGTCGAAGAAAGAGCAAAGAGATACGCAGAACTTCTTGGCGCAAAAACTGTGCAATATGTCGATCAGCTTAGAGACTTTGAGGTCAAATGTTCTCGGCCGGGCGCGGATGAGGAAATACTGTTCGAAGAACTTTCCACGCTGAACGACTCGATGCTCCAAGCCTGCGCACAATTTGAACAGGACGTGGACGACACGTTCGCCATTCGGTCTGCTCAGGTCGATTTCCGGGAAAAAACAAATCCAATTCTGTCCCAAAGCTATGGTATCAACCGGGCCAGGATATGGCCGCAAGGTCATCAGGGAGATTATAACATACTGGAAATGGCGTACAAGAACTCACCGATGTCCGACGGCATGGGATATTATCTGGACAAGTACATGATGTCCACGGAAATTACAGTCGGCGTGAGAGAACGGATCGTAAAACTGCGGGAACTGCTGAGAAAAGAGCTCATAAACAGGCGCGAGACGAAGGTCCTCGACGTGGCTTGCGGTTCCTGCCGCGAGGTTTTCGAATTAGCCCCTGAGATCAAAGCTTCTGGCGCCAAGTTCACCTGTGTTGATCTGGATGCCGATGCTCTGAATTTCGCTCTCGATCGATTCGAGCATGCGGGCCTCTCGGAAGATCACGTGGAATTACGAAAATACAATGCGCTCAGGATATTCGACTACGAGACGGCGGTTACTGAATTCGGGATGCAGGATATTATCTACAGTGTAGGCTATTTTGATTATCTCCCCGACGATTTCCTCGTGAAATTGTTGAGATCCTTGTATAAGATGCTCACGCCTGGCGGAAAACTGATCGCGGCCTTTAAAGAAGTCAATCGTTACCGTCCGCAGTTTTTCCATTGGATGGTCAACTGGGATGGCTTCCTGCAGCGCACCGAGGATGATTTCGAAAGATTGCTGCGTCTTGCCAATATCCCCGAAAGCGCGATATCAATATCCCGGGTTGCGTCAGGCGTAATAATCTTCTATACCGTCACCAAGGAGTGA
- the fabG gene encoding 3-oxoacyl-[acyl-carrier-protein] reductase, translating into MALVTGGTRGIGRAIVLAVCGEGADCAFTYSKNRATAESLAEEVRQIGRKALSFQLDVRDFDGAKTLIEEIKKEFGRLDILVNNAGITKDKSLMMMNKEDWSDVIDTNLTGVFNTTRACIITFLKQKNGNIVNMSSVSGIHPLPGQVNYAAAKAGVIGFTKSLAKEVAPYNIRVNAVAPGFIETEMTAELGDKSWKKFVNMIPLHRFGTSDEVAKAVLFLLSDESQYITGQVLQLDGGLGI; encoded by the coding sequence GTGGCGCTTGTAACGGGTGGGACAAGGGGCATCGGCCGCGCCATCGTTCTTGCTGTGTGCGGCGAAGGTGCAGATTGCGCATTTACGTACAGCAAAAATCGTGCAACGGCAGAGTCTCTTGCTGAAGAAGTTCGCCAAATTGGCAGAAAAGCTCTGTCCTTTCAACTTGATGTGCGGGACTTTGACGGCGCTAAAACGCTGATCGAAGAGATAAAGAAGGAATTCGGAAGGCTCGACATCCTCGTGAACAACGCGGGGATAACAAAGGACAAGTCCCTCATGATGATGAACAAGGAGGACTGGTCCGACGTAATAGACACCAATCTTACCGGAGTTTTCAACACTACCCGCGCGTGCATCATTACCTTTCTTAAGCAAAAAAACGGAAACATCGTGAACATGTCATCGGTAAGCGGCATCCACCCTCTCCCCGGCCAAGTCAATTACGCCGCCGCAAAGGCAGGTGTGATCGGCTTTACCAAATCTCTGGCAAAAGAGGTGGCGCCCTACAACATCAGGGTCAATGCCGTTGCCCCCGGTTTCATTGAAACCGAGATGACGGCGGAGCTTGGCGATAAATCCTGGAAAAAATTCGTGAACATGATCCCGCTCCACAGATTCGGGACCTCCGATGAAGTGGCGAAGGCCGTACTCTTTTTACTCAGTGACGAATCGCAGTACATCACCGGGCAAGTACTGCAACTCGATGGGGGATTGGGGATTTAA
- a CDS encoding beta-ketoacyl-[acyl-carrier-protein] synthase family protein, which yields MSERIVITGIGVLSPIAIGKEAYWEGLHQGKTGFRPVTLFDTTPFSVRIAGEITDFDPLPFLGKKGLRDLDRSTRLISSAAKLAIDDSGIEITEANTNSMGVSIGTTFGSLHSISQFDRSGLIEGPRFVNPSHFPNTVINSPASQVSIRFKIKGFNTTISTGFCASLDAVSYAADFIKLNRANIVLAGGVEELCEETFMGFHTLGYLSGADGSEPRCCPFDARRNGIILSEGAAVLVLENEEHALNRGAKLLASVLGYANAFDPSADSNFKHAGTGLKNAVNLALNDASLKADDIDYICSCSNSTQGLDRMETKVIKEVFGQRAFNIPVSSIKSMVGESYSASGALSLSAAIGALRNGFIPPTVNYHEKDLACDLDYVPGIAREKQTRNVLVTSADSYGQNSAVIIGSYTR from the coding sequence ATGAGCGAAAGAATAGTAATAACCGGCATTGGTGTTCTCTCGCCTATTGCAATCGGCAAAGAAGCATACTGGGAAGGACTCCACCAGGGCAAAACTGGATTTCGACCAGTGACCCTCTTTGACACAACACCCTTTAGTGTCCGCATTGCAGGCGAGATCACTGATTTTGATCCTCTCCCCTTTCTTGGGAAAAAAGGTTTGCGGGACCTGGACAGAAGCACAAGGCTGATCAGCTCTGCAGCCAAACTCGCCATTGATGACAGCGGGATCGAGATCACTGAAGCTAATACGAATTCCATGGGGGTATCAATCGGGACGACGTTCGGCAGTCTCCACAGCATCTCGCAGTTCGACCGTTCCGGCCTCATAGAAGGGCCGCGGTTCGTCAATCCATCTCACTTTCCGAACACCGTCATAAATTCTCCTGCCAGCCAGGTGTCCATCAGGTTTAAGATTAAAGGGTTCAATACGACCATATCAACGGGCTTCTGCGCAAGCCTCGACGCTGTCTCCTATGCCGCGGACTTCATAAAGTTAAACAGGGCCAACATTGTCCTTGCAGGTGGGGTCGAAGAATTGTGCGAGGAGACCTTTATGGGATTCCATACCCTCGGTTACCTCTCAGGAGCAGACGGCTCGGAACCCCGCTGCTGTCCCTTCGATGCGCGGAGAAACGGAATAATCCTCTCTGAAGGTGCGGCCGTTTTGGTTCTTGAAAATGAGGAGCATGCGTTAAACAGAGGAGCTAAACTTCTCGCGAGTGTTCTGGGATATGCCAATGCCTTTGATCCCTCGGCAGACAGCAACTTCAAACACGCAGGTACAGGTCTGAAGAATGCCGTAAATCTTGCCTTAAACGACGCATCTCTTAAGGCTGATGACATCGACTATATCTGCTCCTGCTCCAACTCGACACAAGGACTCGACCGGATGGAAACGAAGGTCATCAAAGAAGTCTTCGGGCAACGTGCCTTCAACATACCCGTCAGCTCAATAAAGTCCATGGTGGGGGAATCGTATTCAGCATCCGGAGCGCTTTCACTTTCTGCGGCAATAGGCGCTCTCCGGAACGGATTCATTCCCCCCACGGTAAACTATCATGAAAAGGATCTTGCGTGCGATCTCGATTACGTGCCCGGAATTGCGCGGGAGAAGCAGACGCGGAATGTGCTCGTAACCTCGGCGGACTCATACGGTCAAAACTCAGCAGTTATCATTGGCAGTTATACCAGGTGA
- the fabZ gene encoding 3-hydroxyacyl-ACP dehydratase FabZ, translating into MQLNFEEIKKLIPQRFPFIMVDKVLEIEPGKHVIAVKNISGNDMVFIGHFPEKAIMPGALILEAMAQTAIILFASNRTSENGDRGPLYYFGSVKARFLHPAVPGDQLMIKVVNVKSLPTGAYVSGEAFVGDRKITEADLVFSTHNE; encoded by the coding sequence ATGCAACTTAACTTCGAAGAGATAAAGAAGCTCATTCCCCAGCGCTTTCCTTTTATCATGGTTGATAAGGTCCTTGAGATAGAGCCGGGGAAGCACGTAATAGCGGTCAAAAATATTTCTGGCAATGACATGGTTTTCATCGGCCATTTCCCCGAAAAGGCCATCATGCCCGGTGCTCTCATACTCGAGGCAATGGCGCAGACCGCCATTATCCTCTTTGCATCAAACAGAACAAGCGAAAATGGGGACAGAGGACCATTGTATTACTTCGGGTCGGTCAAAGCGAGATTTCTCCACCCCGCCGTTCCCGGTGATCAATTAATGATTAAAGTGGTCAATGTCAAGTCTTTACCGACCGGCGCCTACGTGTCCGGTGAAGCCTTTGTTGGTGATAGAAAAATAACTGAAGCGGATCTTGTATTCAGCACTCACAATGAATAA